Proteins encoded together in one Porites lutea chromosome 2, jaPorLute2.1, whole genome shotgun sequence window:
- the LOC140928921 gene encoding uncharacterized protein — translation MLESTFTVFYVVFTDVYSLLVLVASSVVLLACLYLLVRAFRGRRQCRGKQRELQRPFIKGKRVSLSPRKSPLLLGSLQFADGQTGSPPKRQRHSPLPLKSFSPVINNKTYVQRNFLCDAITSINKPRSQRSPLPEMKKATSAKKIVEVKVVFKKDNPQSPSKESEGCGPEPDDKAEANIIFSGDDKGDICDKKETKDDLPEVAANISASKDIESKASGAQSWPKASNKHIMRPRLYQMNSSQTRPSLFGERAGGTHVVSHERESLWSHRCLSENFVEKAMDGEYQKKPMSVKSEAKEKYDLNDSHSSLSHCELGEKCDTSIGSLNPFKKSPICSSSNNESFNDESNLLDNNCDSLDHILRDSKSKIRRKKDRISTSSEKESSSACSHRNSVVNDIVANASKTEVVCAQCGITLPKPQCFYSLGSLCTDGEVCETDSDDINRHPVEDIDDERPLAEVQSHHDTGYTSSDDFENDSTLSKELDQVWSHDKRETDSYDGDYETDNEENAFKPDSLSDDKALKPLVSVGEPLPIKDYALREWKSDTPTSTAMKKGYGRISSLTGCHHLRQIRGDNYCAIRAVLFQVLAGKLPVLNLFTATCNKKPKLEKICTSHSFLDQWSFANRLPVPKKEIRTTLEKFLVFFSNQTRKICDLPSQPERIESTLSLLNHETEEFKILEATKLLMYDAAVHLYSMLSRGEDIPVFAMLLFARDSSESPRGLLINHLNRTGDTGGLEQVEMCLLGFTLGVVIQVIRPSQVDKEDFIAYYPSLDDASKYTPVVTLVAEDDRHYNIVM, via the exons ATGTTAGAATCGACATTTACTGTATTCTATGTTGTTTTCACAGATGTTTACTCTTTACTGGTGTTAGTAGCATCGTCGGTTGTGCTCTTGGCGTGTTTATACCTACTCGTTCGGGCGTTTAGAGGAAGACGTCAGTGTAGAGGAAAACAGCGAGAGTTACAGAGACCTTTCATCAAAGGGAAACGTGTTTCTCTTTCGCCTCGAAAGAGCCCTCTTTTGCTTGGCTCTCTG CAATTTGCAGACGGACAGACAGGAAGTCCCCCTAAAAGACAAAGGCATTCACCTCTACCGTTGAAGTCATTTTCACCTGTAATTAATAACAAGACTTATGTGCAGAGAAATTTCTTATGTGATGCCATTACTTCAATCAACAAGCCTCGTAGCCAAAGGTCTCCGTTGCCAGAAATGAAGAAAGCAACTTCTGCCAAGAAAATTGTAGAGGTTAAAGTGGTCTTTAAGAAAGATAATCCACAATCTCCTAGCAAAGAAAGCGAGGGCTGTGGTCCAGAGCCTGATGACAAGGCAGAGGCAAACATAATATTCAGTGGAGATGATAAAGGAGATATCTGTGATAAAAAGGAGACTAAAGATGACTTACCTGAAGTTGCTGCAAATATCTCTGCTTCTAAGGACATTGAATCGAAAGCCAGCGGAGCTCAGTCATGGCCAAAGGCATCTAACAAACACATTATGAGACCGCGGTTGTATCAAATGAATTCGAGCCAAACACGGCCCAGCTTGTTTGGTGAAAGGGCGGGAGGGACTCATGTTGTGTCCCATGAGAGAGAATCTTTGTGGTCTCACCGCTGTCTTTCAGAGAATTTTGTTGAGAAAGCAATGGATGGTGAATATCAAAAGAAACCTATGTCCGTGAAGAGTgaggcaaaagaaaaatatgatttaAATGATTCACACAGCAGTTTGTCACATTGTGAACTTGGTGAAAAATGTGACACTAGCATTGGATCCTTGAACCCTTTTAAAAAGTCACCCATTTGTTCTTCATCAAACAATGAAAGTTTCAATGATGAGAGTAATCTCTTGGACAATAATTGTGACAGCTTAGATCACATTCTAAGGGATTCTAAGAGTAAGATACGCAGGAAAAAAGACAGAATATCTACATCAAGTGAGAAAGAGTCAAGTAGTGCTTGTTCGCACAGAAATTCTGTTGTTAATGATATCGTGGCTAATGCCTCAAAAACTGAGGTAGTTTGTGCCCAATGTGGAATCACATTGCCCAAGCCTCAGTGCTTCTATAGCCTGGGTTCCCTGTGCACTGATGGGGAAGTTTGTGAGACAGACTCAGATGACATAAACCGTCACCCTGTAGAAGACATTGATGATGAGCGGCCACTTGCTGAGGTTCAAAGTCACCATGATACGGGATATACCAGCAGTGATGACTTTGAAAATGACAGTACTCTCTCAAAAGAGCTTGACCAAGTTTGGTCGCACGACAAGCGAGAGACTGATAGTTATGATGGGGACTATGAGACTGATAAtgaagaaaatgcttttaaacctGACAGCTTGAGTGATGACAAGGCTTTAAAGCCTCTTGTTTCAGTTGGTGAGCCATTACCAATTAAGGACTATGCATTAAGAGAATGGAAAAGTGACACACCTACTTCAACTGCTATGAAAAAG GGATATGGTCGCATATCATCACTTACCGGGTGTCACCATCTTCGTCAAATAAGAGGAGATAATTACTGTGCAATAAGAGCAGTGCTGTTTCAGGTGTTAGCTGGAAAACTCCCTGTATTGAATTTGTTTACAGCTACATGTAATAAGAAGCCTAAACTTGAAAAG ATTTGTACTTCACATTCTTTTCTTGACCAGTGGAGCTTTGCTAACAGATTACCTGTTCCAAAGAAGGAAATAAGAACCACCCTAGAGAAATTCTTGGTCTTTTTCAGCAACCAG ACCCGCAAAATATGTGACCTCCCCAGCCAACCAGAAAGAATAGAATCTACTCTGTCCTTGCTCAACCATGAAACTGAAGAATTTAAGATCCTTGAGGCCACCAAACTGTTGATGTATGATGCCGCTGTTCACTTGTATTCAATGCTTAGCCGTGGAGAAGATATTCCTGTATTTGCGATGCTATTGTTTGCCCGTGACTCATCTGAATCGCCGCGGGGCTTGTTAATTAATCATTTAAACAGAACGGGAGACACTGGAGGACTGGAACAG GTCGAGATGTGTTTACTTGGATTCACTCTTGGGGTAGTCATACAAGTCATTCGCCCTTCTCAAGTAGATAAGGAGGATTTTATAGCGTATTACCCTTCTTTAGATGACGCGTCAAAGTACACGCCCGTGGTGACTCTTGTAGCGGAAGACGATAGACACTATAACATTGTCATGTAG